One Trachemys scripta elegans isolate TJP31775 chromosome 4, CAS_Tse_1.0, whole genome shotgun sequence genomic region harbors:
- the RHOC gene encoding rho-related GTP-binding protein RhoC, with translation MAAIRKKLVIVGDGACGKTCLLIVFSKDQFPEVYVPTVFENYIADIEVDGKQVELALWDTAGQEDYDRLRPLSYPDTDVILMCFSIDSPDSLENIPEKWTPEVKHFCPNVPIILVGNKKDLRNDEHTRRELAKMKQEPVKPEEGRDMANRINAFGYLECSAKTKDGVREVFEMATRAGLQVRKNKKRKGCPLL, from the exons ATGGCAGCCATCAGAAAGAAGCTGGTGATTGTGGGAGATGGCGCCTGCGGGAAGACCTGCCTGCTGATCGTGTTCAGCAAGGACCAGTTCCCTGAGGTCTACGTGCCGACAGTCTTTGAGAACTACATCGCTGATATCGAAGTAGATGGAAAGCAG GTGGAACTGGCCCTTTGGGACACGGCGGGGCAGGAAGACTATGACAGACTGAGGCCCCTCAGCTACCCAGACACGGACGTTATCCTCATGTGCTTTTCCATCGACAGCCCAGACAGTCTAG AGAACATTCCTGAGAAGTGGACTCCGGAAGTGAAACACTTCTGCCCCAACGTGCCTATCATCCTGGTCGGAAATAAGAAGGACCTACGGAATGATGAGCACACCCGGAGGGAGCTAGCAAAgatgaagcag GAGCCAGTGAAgccagaggaagggagggacatgGCTAACAGAATCAACGCCTTTGGATACCTCGAGTGCTCCGCCAAGACGAAGGATGGCGTGCGGGAAGTCTTTGAGATGGCCACTCGGGCCGGCTTACAAGTCAGGAAAAACAAGAAGCGTAAAGGCTGCCCACTCCTGTAA